The Paenibacillus yonginensis genome segment TGCTCAATGCGCAGCGCTGCGTTTCTTTTCTGACCCAAACCAAAGGTTTCCTCAGCGATGAGTTTATGCGCAAGATCGGCAACCGGCTGTATGGCTGCGATACCTGCCAGATGGTTTGCCCGAAGAACAGGGGAAAACATTGGGACCATCGGCCGGAGCTTCAGCCTGAACCCGAAATTGCCAAACCGCTGCTCCTGCCGCTGCTGGATATGAGCAACCGGGAGTTTAAGGACCGTTTTGGACAGAGCGCCGCTGCTTGGCGCGGCAAGAAGCCGATCCAGCGGAATGCGGTGATTGCGCTCGGCAACTTCAAAGATCGTGCTTCTCTGCCGAAATTAATAGAAGTGCTGCTTCATGATCCGAGACCGGAACTGCGGGGAACAGCCGCATGGGCGATCAGCAGGATTGGAGGAGAAGATGCCATTAAAGCAATTAACGAGGCACTCGAAAGCGAACGCGATGAAATGGTTCTGAACTATATTCAAGAGGCGCAGACCAAGCTGCAGGAAGCAGCCGGGGATGCTGCGGCAGACTTGTCCAATGAGCCTGTGGGGGAACAAACGGACGGCGAGGTTTTCTTTTACGAGGAAATGGATTCGCCTATCGGGGCGCTCACCCTGGTCCAAAGCTCGAAAGGCCTTTGCCTGATCGAGTTCGGCGGCATTGAAGCCACCCGGGAGAAGACGCTGAAATGGGTAGCCAAGCAGCGGGACGGAGCGCAGCTCATCCGCTCCTCGGACAAGCTGAAGGAGACGATGGCGCAGCTCCAGGGTTATTTTTCGGGGGAACGTACAAGCTTTGATCTGAAGCTCGATATGAGGGGGACTCCGTTCCAAATGAAGGTCTGGCAGGCGCTGCTGGATGTCCCTTACGGGCGGACGGCCTCCTACAAAGAGATTGCCGAGCAAATCGGGCAGCCCCGGGCGGTTCGCGCTGTCGGGGGAGCCAACAATCGTAACCCGCTGCCCGTTGTCGTTCCTTGTCACCGCATTATTGGGGTTAAGGGCTCGATGACCGGATATGCCGGGGGAATTGAAATCAAGGAAAGTCTGCTCACCTTGGAGCGGCAGGGGAATAAAGCATGAAATACGTCATGATCGAAGATATAGAGCCTGGTCAGATTCTGGGCAAAACCGTATATACCGCAAATGGGACTGTGCTCCTGTCCGCCGGAGTGCAGCTCACCGTCTACATGATCAGCACCTTGAAGCGGATTGGCGTCACCGTGCTTTATATCGAGGATCAGCTGTTTGAGGATATTGAAATGGAAGAGGAAGTGGTCAGCCCTAAGCTGAAGCAGGCCATTTTTCGGGAAATGCATGGCATCTCTCAAGCTTTAAAATCCGGGAAAGACTTTAATGCAGCATCGGTGGCCACTAACGTGGATATGCTGCTAGGCAGCGCTTTGGAGAATAAGGATGTTGCGCTGCATCTGGCCGAAATCCGGACGGCCGACAATGCGGAGTACATTCATGCGCTCAATGTCTGCCTGATCTCCTCTATGATCGGGATCAACATGCAGCTGAATCCGTCGCAGTTAAAAGAATTGGCCATCGGCGCGCTGCTGCACGATATTGGCAAGGTGGTGCCCGAATCGAAGCTGCCATTGGAACAAGGAAAAGAGCATCATGCCTGGCGCGGTTATGACATGCTCAGACAAAAAAGGGAATGGAGCCTGCTTGTCGCTCATATCGCCCTGCAGCATCATGAGAAGCTGAACGGCAGCGGCGAACCGCGGGGGTTGACCGCGGAGGCCATTCAACCATATGCCAAAATCGTAGCGGTAGCCAATACCTACGATAATTTGATCAGCGGCGGAACTTCGGGGGACAAGCCGCTGCTTCCACACGAGGCCTGCGAACAGCTGATGGCCGCTTCCGAGCGGGAGCTGGACCGGGACATCCTGGTGGAATTTATGCGGATCATATCGATTTATCCGAACGGGACTTCGGTCCGGCTGTCGACGAAAGAAACGGGCGTTGTCGTCCGGCAGCACCGCGGGCTGCCGGGCCGTCCCGTCATCCGGATCGTGCGGCGGACCGATGATGAACTGGACATTAAGGAAGTGGATCTGTCCAGTGAAACAACGGTATTTATTGAAGCGGTTCTTTCGTAATTTCATTTGCTACTGCCGGACAAAGAATGCTATTATAAAATCTAGTGCTCTGCACAATTAAGAATTGACATTAACAGGGGTGGCTTAACCAATGTGGGATTATATTATTCCGATTATTACACTGATTGTCGGCCTTGTCGGCGGATTCGCCATTGGCGTATTTTATCTGCGCAGACAGTTGACGAAGATGCAAAGTGATCCGCAAATGCTGCAGCAAATGGCCAAGCAAATGGGCTACAATTTGAACGGCAAGCAG includes the following:
- the queG gene encoding tRNA epoxyqueuosine(34) reductase QueG — protein: MNKSRGDHTLNRQNPQIQLNSNQASADWGWLKEEIQSAAFELGIDAVGFTTADPFLSLKPILEEIREKGYESGFEEKDIDKRVDPKLTMAEAESIIAIAVAYPSKMINPPKSEPGKTRGILARSAWGRDYHTVLREAMDKLADFIRERVPDARIESMVDTGVLNDRAVAQRAGIGFSGKNGLIISPTWGSWIYLGEMITNLPFEPDPPVLEDCGECTKCLDACPTGALLGDGMLNAQRCVSFLTQTKGFLSDEFMRKIGNRLYGCDTCQMVCPKNRGKHWDHRPELQPEPEIAKPLLLPLLDMSNREFKDRFGQSAAAWRGKKPIQRNAVIALGNFKDRASLPKLIEVLLHDPRPELRGTAAWAISRIGGEDAIKAINEALESERDEMVLNYIQEAQTKLQEAAGDAAADLSNEPVGEQTDGEVFFYEEMDSPIGALTLVQSSKGLCLIEFGGIEATREKTLKWVAKQRDGAQLIRSSDKLKETMAQLQGYFSGERTSFDLKLDMRGTPFQMKVWQALLDVPYGRTASYKEIAEQIGQPRAVRAVGGANNRNPLPVVVPCHRIIGVKGSMTGYAGGIEIKESLLTLERQGNKA
- a CDS encoding HD-GYP domain-containing protein, translating into MKYVMIEDIEPGQILGKTVYTANGTVLLSAGVQLTVYMISTLKRIGVTVLYIEDQLFEDIEMEEEVVSPKLKQAIFREMHGISQALKSGKDFNAASVATNVDMLLGSALENKDVALHLAEIRTADNAEYIHALNVCLISSMIGINMQLNPSQLKELAIGALLHDIGKVVPESKLPLEQGKEHHAWRGYDMLRQKREWSLLVAHIALQHHEKLNGSGEPRGLTAEAIQPYAKIVAVANTYDNLISGGTSGDKPLLPHEACEQLMAASERELDRDILVEFMRIISIYPNGTSVRLSTKETGVVVRQHRGLPGRPVIRIVRRTDDELDIKEVDLSSETTVFIEAVLS
- a CDS encoding YneF family protein — encoded protein: MWDYIIPIITLIVGLVGGFAIGVFYLRRQLTKMQSDPQMLQQMAKQMGYNLNGKQMQRAQQMMKNQPMPKPGAGRKKR